Proteins encoded by one window of Desulfomicrobium macestii:
- a CDS encoding ComF family protein: protein MVGAGLARGLAAVLHVAGRRCQFCAAVLEHAGDFPLCPACRALLAPRVGGYCPDCGICYADSSASAYSCLACRLGKPPWSGVAFHGPYSGALRDLIHQYKFSHDHGLGLLLRDLIRQAWDRHRLPRPDCVVPVPMLPARVLDRGFNQSAELARMLGKVIGIAPLLRGLCKIRDTRAQSSLGRAERHRNVAGAFEASMDLSGRHVLLVDDVMTTGATLTACAKACLAAKARRVDIFFLGRAV from the coding sequence ATGGTAGGGGCGGGACTGGCGCGCGGTCTGGCCGCCGTGCTGCATGTGGCCGGTCGCCGCTGCCAATTTTGCGCGGCGGTGCTCGAACATGCAGGCGACTTTCCTCTGTGCCCAGCCTGCCGGGCGCTCCTTGCCCCGCGTGTCGGGGGCTACTGTCCCGACTGCGGAATCTGCTACGCGGACTCCTCAGCATCCGCATATTCATGCCTCGCCTGCCGTCTGGGCAAGCCGCCGTGGTCGGGAGTGGCTTTTCATGGGCCCTACTCCGGAGCCCTGCGCGATCTCATCCATCAATACAAGTTCAGTCACGATCACGGCCTGGGGCTGCTGCTGCGCGACCTGATCCGTCAAGCCTGGGACAGGCACCGTCTGCCCCGTCCCGACTGCGTCGTGCCCGTGCCCATGCTGCCCGCAAGGGTGCTTGACCGGGGCTTCAACCAGAGCGCCGAGCTGGCGCGCATGCTCGGCAAGGTCATCGGCATCGCTCCCCTTCTTCGCGGTCTGTGCAAGATCCGGGATACCAGGGCCCAGTCGAGCCTGGGCCGGGCCGAGAGGCATCGCAACGTCGCGGGCGCGTTCGAGGCGTCCATGGACCTGTCCGGCCGGCATGTTCTGCTCGTCGATGACGTCATGACCACGGGCGCGACCCTGACCGCCTGCGCCAAAGCCTGCCTTGCCGCCAAAGCGCGGCGGGTGGACATTTTTTTTCTGGGCAGGGCGGTATGA
- a CDS encoding flavodoxin family protein gives MTEPLVMSMSPRAGGNSDHAAALFARSLVRPSRPVFLRDHRMEPCTGCGCCAEDGQCRIGADGAEELFSRLDHASGLVLTAPVYFYHLPSQAKAWIDRSQSRYMARQSGLRAPGAERLAYVVLVAGRTRGENLFTGIMPTLRYFLQIFDYRIEKALFLRGLDGADDFSRDRAAENAVRDLAGCSGW, from the coding sequence ATGACTGAACCCCTTGTCATGTCCATGAGCCCCCGGGCGGGCGGGAACAGCGATCATGCCGCCGCTCTTTTCGCACGCAGTCTGGTCCGTCCGTCCCGGCCCGTTTTTCTGCGCGATCACCGGATGGAGCCCTGCACCGGATGTGGATGCTGCGCTGAGGACGGCCAGTGCAGGATTGGCGCGGACGGGGCGGAGGAACTTTTTTCGCGGCTTGACCACGCCTCCGGACTGGTCCTGACCGCGCCGGTCTATTTTTATCACCTGCCAAGTCAGGCCAAGGCCTGGATCGACCGTTCCCAGTCCAGATACATGGCCAGGCAAAGCGGTCTGCGTGCGCCTGGCGCCGAGCGTCTGGCCTACGTCGTGCTGGTAGCGGGGCGGACTCGGGGCGAGAATCTTTTCACGGGAATCATGCCGACCTTGCGTTATTTCTTGCAGATTTTTGATTATCGCATCGAAAAGGCCCTCTTTCTGCGCGGTCTGGATGGCGCCGACGACTTTTCCCGGGACCGCGCGGCCGAGAACGCCGTGCGCGACCTGGCCGGGTGCAGCGGATGGTAG
- a CDS encoding MBL fold metallo-hydrolase, whose amino-acid sequence MLKVTVMPLGPLDTNCYVVHSDREAVVIDPGGEAQEILSFLASEKVSLAAILNTHLHFDHIQGNADLVAATGLPVMASAKDGFLLETELGGGGMMGFPRTPSFSFTPLEEGELPLLGTTCRVLATPGHSPGSLSFYFEELGAVFVGDLLFYRSVGRTDFPGSSERELIRSVRANIFTLPEETVVYPGHGPETTVGQEKLNNPFFTEFTR is encoded by the coding sequence ATGCTCAAAGTTACCGTCATGCCGCTTGGCCCGCTGGATACAAACTGCTACGTCGTGCACTCGGACCGTGAGGCCGTGGTCATCGACCCGGGAGGGGAGGCGCAGGAAATCCTGTCTTTTCTCGCTTCCGAAAAAGTGAGCCTGGCCGCGATTCTGAACACGCACCTGCATTTTGATCACATCCAGGGCAACGCGGACCTGGTCGCGGCCACGGGACTCCCGGTCATGGCCAGCGCCAAGGACGGATTTCTCCTTGAAACGGAGCTGGGCGGCGGCGGAATGATGGGCTTCCCGCGCACTCCGTCCTTTTCATTCACGCCGCTGGAGGAGGGCGAATTGCCCCTGCTCGGCACGACCTGCCGGGTGCTGGCCACCCCGGGGCATAGCCCGGGCAGTCTGTCCTTTTATTTTGAGGAGCTGGGCGCGGTTTTTGTCGGTGATCTGCTTTTTTACCGCTCCGTCGGACGGACCGATTTTCCCGGAAGCTCGGAGCGGGAACTGATCCGCTCCGTGCGCGCCAATATCTTCACCCTGCCCGAGGAGACCGTGGTGTATCCCGGTCACGGGCCCGAAACCACGGTCGGGCAGGAAAAACTCAACAATCCGTTTTTTACCGAATTCACCCGTTAG
- a CDS encoding diguanylate cyclase domain-containing protein: MNTATSIETGTLRRQDIIEYEPLLKTALRAIIPFSSYSLMFPAKTPEDMEADPLHPFGRAALENDRLSLPLTHSDRLLAVFEARGVNPEETARALPFLPHMASLCLEQIKIRKSAITDPLTGLFNRHCMHQALIREISGIVGAIMPGPEAMADDSLQGHSACFGLIILDLDRFRQINDNFGHNFGDRILVLAAERLRAVCPKQTLVCRLDGDSFGVLWPQASRARMSELALSLGAELARVTARFTPLREDVGVSASIGYVNYPQDLQGAQFQKAPEEQAWLVLEKAEKALSTAKAGGRSQIYSFRQILTQGGVVLDVMPMNRLIINLGRSMDAHEGQRFLIWSRRFNGSETIVGTQGDAIFGHYPPMYKAEVSLVEVQDEMSIAEVLVQSDPNWTVEKGDKLTLLDDHAGRMEQREVQPGDRTPQKDPLTGLYPYRDFLQAWQSVRGQAKSFCMVLMRLETPHAERTPMDKMKEEQFFQTLAGRVETLFGPEALGGRFSVNCIIYHVPGLDQEECLRIVRELLEDERFAGLEKSVGIAAFPFLDYTRSDILENARKALDHAEFLHEERIACFDSVSLNISADRLFAQGETYDAIAEYKKALTVDEGNLLARNSLGVCYARLNKYATARTIFQDLIALHPDHIMPLYNFGCACLKDGDPVAARQAFEQVLTIQPDHVYAMIRLGLMAEEEGNFERAWNLYEQVRAMSDGEHLASTHNLAYRYLARLAFRRDDRDTAREYLHQAITANPQDAHSFHLLATIYLERGDDPEIAESLARQSVHLKADVPAFWEVLITALEQQGKTEEANQTKIRAAAQTC, encoded by the coding sequence ATGAACACGGCCACTTCCATCGAGACAGGCACGCTGCGCAGACAGGACATCATAGAATACGAGCCCCTGCTCAAGACGGCCCTGAGGGCCATCATCCCCTTTTCCTCCTACAGCCTCATGTTTCCGGCCAAAACCCCAGAAGACATGGAAGCGGATCCGCTGCATCCCTTCGGGCGCGCGGCGCTGGAGAATGATCGCCTCTCGCTGCCTCTGACGCATTCGGACAGGCTGCTCGCGGTCTTTGAAGCCAGGGGCGTAAACCCCGAGGAAACGGCCCGGGCATTGCCATTTCTGCCGCACATGGCTTCCCTGTGCCTGGAGCAGATCAAGATTCGCAAATCGGCCATCACCGACCCCCTGACCGGCCTTTTCAACCGCCACTGCATGCATCAGGCCCTGATCCGGGAAATTTCCGGCATCGTCGGCGCCATCATGCCCGGCCCAGAAGCCATGGCCGACGACTCCCTGCAGGGACACAGCGCCTGTTTCGGTCTCATCATCCTGGACCTGGACCGCTTCCGCCAGATCAACGACAATTTCGGACACAATTTCGGAGACAGGATCCTGGTTCTGGCGGCGGAGCGTCTGCGGGCCGTCTGCCCCAAACAGACCCTGGTCTGCCGCCTGGACGGAGACTCCTTCGGCGTGCTCTGGCCGCAGGCCTCCCGCGCCAGGATGAGCGAACTGGCGTTGAGCCTCGGCGCCGAACTGGCCCGGGTCACGGCGCGCTTCACGCCCCTGCGCGAGGATGTCGGCGTTTCGGCCAGCATCGGATACGTCAACTATCCGCAGGATCTTCAGGGTGCGCAGTTCCAAAAAGCTCCCGAGGAGCAGGCCTGGCTGGTTCTGGAAAAGGCCGAAAAAGCCCTGAGCACCGCCAAGGCCGGCGGCCGCTCCCAGATCTATTCCTTCCGGCAGATCCTCACCCAGGGCGGCGTGGTCCTTGACGTGATGCCCATGAACCGCCTGATCATAAACCTCGGGCGGAGCATGGACGCCCACGAAGGGCAACGCTTCCTGATCTGGTCCCGCAGGTTCAACGGCAGCGAGACCATTGTCGGAACGCAGGGCGATGCGATTTTCGGCCACTACCCGCCCATGTACAAGGCCGAGGTCTCGCTGGTCGAGGTGCAGGACGAGATGTCCATCGCCGAAGTGCTGGTGCAGAGCGATCCGAACTGGACCGTGGAGAAAGGCGACAAGCTGACCCTGCTCGACGACCACGCCGGACGCATGGAGCAGCGCGAAGTCCAGCCCGGCGACCGCACCCCGCAAAAAGACCCTCTCACCGGCCTCTATCCCTACCGGGATTTTCTGCAGGCCTGGCAATCCGTCCGCGGCCAGGCAAAGAGTTTCTGCATGGTGCTCATGCGCCTCGAAACTCCCCATGCGGAACGCACGCCCATGGACAAGATGAAGGAAGAACAGTTCTTCCAGACCCTCGCCGGACGGGTCGAAACCCTGTTCGGTCCGGAAGCCCTTGGCGGACGGTTCAGCGTGAACTGCATCATCTATCATGTGCCGGGGCTGGACCAGGAAGAATGCCTACGCATCGTACGCGAACTGCTTGAAGACGAACGCTTCGCCGGACTGGAGAAATCCGTCGGCATCGCGGCCTTCCCCTTTCTGGACTACACACGCTCCGACATCCTGGAGAATGCGCGCAAAGCCCTGGACCACGCCGAATTCCTGCACGAGGAGAGAATCGCCTGCTTCGACTCGGTCTCGCTGAACATCAGCGCCGACCGCCTTTTCGCCCAGGGCGAAACCTACGACGCCATCGCCGAGTACAAGAAAGCCCTGACCGTCGACGAAGGCAACCTGCTGGCCCGAAACTCCCTTGGAGTCTGCTATGCAAGGCTGAACAAATACGCCACGGCCAGAACCATCTTTCAAGACCTCATCGCCCTCCATCCAGACCACATCATGCCGCTCTACAATTTCGGCTGCGCCTGTCTCAAGGATGGAGATCCCGTGGCCGCCCGGCAGGCCTTCGAGCAGGTGCTTACAATCCAGCCCGACCATGTCTACGCCATGATCCGGCTCGGCCTCATGGCGGAGGAGGAAGGGAACTTCGAGCGCGCCTGGAACCTCTACGAGCAGGTCCGGGCCATGTCCGACGGAGAGCACCTCGCCTCCACGCACAATCTGGCCTACCGCTACCTGGCCAGGCTGGCTTTCCGCCGCGACGACCGCGACACGGCCCGCGAATACCTGCACCAGGCCATCACCGCCAATCCCCAGGACGCCCACTCGTTCCATCTTCTGGCCACGATCTATCTGGAGCGCGGCGACGATCCGGAAATCGCCGAGTCCCTGGCCCGGCAGAGCGTGCACCTCAAAGCCGACGTCCCCGCCTTCTGGGAAGTGCTGATCACGGCCCTGGAACAGCAAGGCAAAACCGAAGAGGCGAACCAGACAAAAATTCGAGCCGCCGCTCAAACCTGTTGA